A region of Streptomyces cinnamoneus DNA encodes the following proteins:
- a CDS encoding response regulator transcription factor gives MARLLVVEDDPFVRSALIRQLTEAAHTVRSVGTALEALREVAQVGFDVVVLDLGLPDLDGAQALKMLRGITDVPVIVATARDDEAEIVRLLTDGADDYLVKPFSAAHLTARIAAVLRRAGGRTGHGGATGEPVPERVLRVGGLCVDPLRRQADLDGTPLDLTRREFDLLAYLAGRPGIVVPRKELLAEVWRQSYGDDQTIDVHLSWLRRKLGETAARPRYLHTLRGVGVKLEPPAA, from the coding sequence ATGGCCAGACTGCTCGTCGTCGAGGACGACCCGTTCGTACGCTCCGCCCTCATCAGGCAATTGACCGAGGCCGCCCACACCGTACGGAGCGTCGGCACCGCCCTGGAGGCACTGCGCGAAGTCGCCCAGGTCGGCTTCGACGTGGTCGTCCTCGACCTAGGCCTCCCCGACCTCGACGGGGCGCAGGCCCTGAAGATGCTGCGCGGCATCACCGACGTGCCCGTCATCGTCGCCACCGCCCGCGACGACGAGGCGGAGATCGTCCGGCTGCTCACCGACGGCGCCGACGACTACCTGGTCAAGCCCTTCTCCGCCGCCCACTTGACGGCGCGGATCGCCGCCGTGCTGCGCCGCGCGGGCGGCCGGACCGGGCACGGCGGCGCCACGGGGGAGCCGGTTCCGGAGCGGGTGCTGCGCGTCGGCGGACTGTGCGTCGACCCGCTGCGCCGCCAGGCCGACCTCGACGGCACCCCCCTCGACCTGACCCGGCGCGAGTTCGACCTCCTTGCCTACCTGGCCGGCCGCCCCGGCATCGTCGTCCCGCGCAAGGAACTCCTCGCCGAGGTCTGGCGGCAGTCCTACGGCGACGACCAGACCATCGACGTCCACCTGTCCTGGCTGCGCCGCAAGCTGGGCGAGACGGCCGCCCGGCCGCGCTACCTCCACACCCTGCGCGGGGTCGGGGTGAAGCTGGAGCCCCCGGCCGCATGA
- a CDS encoding MmcQ/YjbR family DNA-binding protein, with amino-acid sequence MSRACALGLPEVDEEEPWGPHRPVYKVGGKIFATLAAANASQPDRLSVKCESALALHLYEQYPAVRPGYGYQGPRWHWITVHLDGAVPDEELAEMISHSWQCVVDGLPRTARDRLHRLDRDQTRPPAQDRTGGPAPRPSGRSVRGRPGPNGHRSLVHHRGPARGFSEPGPG; translated from the coding sequence ATGTCGCGGGCCTGCGCCCTGGGCCTGCCCGAGGTCGATGAGGAAGAGCCATGGGGCCCGCACCGGCCCGTCTACAAGGTCGGCGGCAAGATCTTCGCCACCCTGGCGGCGGCCAACGCCTCCCAGCCCGACCGGCTGAGCGTGAAGTGCGAATCCGCCCTCGCCCTGCACCTGTACGAGCAGTACCCGGCGGTACGCCCCGGGTACGGGTATCAGGGCCCCCGGTGGCACTGGATCACCGTGCACCTGGACGGCGCGGTCCCCGACGAGGAACTCGCCGAAATGATCAGCCACTCCTGGCAGTGCGTAGTGGACGGCCTGCCCCGCACCGCCCGCGACCGGCTGCACAGGCTTGACCGCGATCAGACCCGGCCTCCCGCACAGGACCGGACGGGCGGGCCGGCCCCGAGGCCGTCTGGGCGAAGCGTTCGCGGACGACCGGGTCCGAACGGGCACAGGTCCCTCGTCCACCACCGGGGTCCGGCTCGTGGGTTCTCCGAGCCGGGCCCCGGGTAG
- a CDS encoding VOC family protein, producing the protein MPFAPCLSVRDTAASIAFYKQLGFDVGSSTARPGDDIHMLLYQGGFCAMLYSNADLKNWLPSLADTPIGFAGMFYLGVDDFDGAHDRISRHAEIVKETDTDHTGQRMFYFRDPDGYVVGINDQAAFQASDLGKYA; encoded by the coding sequence ATGCCGTTCGCTCCCTGCCTGAGTGTCAGGGACACCGCGGCTAGCATCGCGTTCTACAAACAGCTCGGGTTCGACGTCGGTTCCAGCACCGCCCGCCCCGGCGACGACATCCACATGCTGCTCTACCAGGGCGGATTCTGCGCCATGCTCTACAGCAACGCCGACCTGAAGAACTGGCTGCCCAGCCTGGCCGACACCCCCATCGGCTTCGCCGGCATGTTCTACCTGGGCGTGGACGACTTCGACGGCGCCCACGACCGCATCTCCCGGCACGCCGAAATCGTCAAGGAAACCGACACCGACCACACCGGCCAGCGCATGTTCTACTTCCGCGATCCGGACGGCTACGTCGTCGGCATCAACGACCAGGCCGCCTTCCAGGCCAGCGACCTCGGCAAATACGCCTGA
- a CDS encoding glycoside hydrolase family 18 protein has translation MGSSAHRRRPSRKAKLVGAGVAAAIATGAAFTLTGTAQAASVGAAFSTTGSWSGGYTGQYVVTNDTGEELSGWKLTFDLPAGTKITSLWNGKHSVSGQSVTVEPESWNGTIAPGKSVTVGFVASGGDAAATPANCRINGAKCSTDTHPGPRPTAPTVGPSQPQPEPTATSPAPGGATAGFAPYVDTSLYPAHDLLATAQKTGVKHFNLAFITSGGGCVPKWGGVTDLGADAVAAQIGRLRAAGGDVRVSFGGAAGSELGLACSSADDLAAAYGKVVDAYALTKVDFDIEGAALPDTAANTRRAQAIARLQKQHPGLDVSFTLPVMPTGLTQAGVDLVANAKKNGVSVSTVNIMAMDYGSSFSGDMGQYAIDAATATQAQIKGVLGLGDAAAWKAVAVTPMIGVNDVATEVFKVEDATQLAAFARSKGIGWLSMWSAARDKPCPGGPQNSASATCSSIQQDESAFSKAFAKPTS, from the coding sequence ATGGGTTCCTCCGCACACCGCCGCCGTCCGAGCCGCAAGGCGAAGCTGGTGGGCGCCGGCGTCGCCGCGGCGATCGCCACGGGCGCCGCGTTCACCCTCACCGGCACGGCGCAGGCCGCCTCCGTCGGCGCGGCCTTCTCCACGACCGGCTCGTGGTCGGGCGGCTACACCGGGCAGTACGTCGTCACCAACGACACCGGCGAGGAACTCTCCGGCTGGAAGCTGACCTTCGACCTCCCCGCCGGCACGAAGATCACCTCCCTGTGGAACGGCAAGCACAGCGTCAGCGGTCAGAGCGTCACCGTCGAACCCGAGAGCTGGAACGGGACCATCGCCCCCGGCAAGTCCGTGACCGTCGGCTTCGTCGCCTCCGGCGGCGACGCGGCCGCCACCCCGGCCAACTGCCGGATCAACGGCGCGAAGTGTTCGACGGACACCCACCCCGGACCGCGGCCCACCGCACCCACGGTCGGCCCGTCGCAGCCCCAGCCGGAGCCGACCGCCACCTCCCCGGCGCCCGGCGGTGCGACCGCCGGCTTCGCCCCCTACGTCGACACCTCCCTCTACCCCGCCCACGACCTGCTGGCCACCGCCCAGAAGACCGGCGTGAAGCACTTCAACCTCGCCTTCATCACCTCCGGCGGCGGCTGCGTCCCCAAGTGGGGAGGCGTCACCGATCTGGGAGCTGACGCCGTCGCCGCCCAGATCGGCAGGCTCCGCGCGGCGGGCGGCGACGTACGGGTCTCCTTCGGCGGCGCCGCCGGGTCCGAACTCGGTCTGGCCTGCTCCTCCGCCGACGACCTCGCCGCCGCCTACGGCAAGGTCGTGGACGCGTACGCGCTCACCAAGGTCGACTTCGACATCGAGGGCGCCGCCCTGCCCGACACCGCCGCCAACACCCGGCGCGCCCAGGCCATAGCCCGCCTCCAGAAGCAACACCCCGGCCTCGACGTCTCCTTCACCCTGCCGGTGATGCCCACCGGACTCACCCAGGCCGGCGTCGACCTGGTCGCGAACGCCAAGAAGAACGGCGTCTCCGTCTCCACGGTCAACATCATGGCGATGGACTACGGCTCCTCTTTCAGCGGCGACATGGGGCAGTACGCGATCGACGCCGCCACCGCGACGCAGGCACAGATCAAGGGCGTCCTGGGGCTGGGCGACGCGGCGGCGTGGAAGGCCGTCGCCGTCACCCCGATGATCGGCGTCAACGACGTCGCCACCGAGGTCTTCAAGGTCGAGGACGCGACGCAGCTGGCGGCGTTCGCCCGGTCCAAGGGCATCGGCTGGCTCTCCATGTGGTCCGCGGCCCGCGACAAGCCGTGCCCGGGCGGCCCGCAGAACTCCGCGTCCGCGACGTGCAGCTCGATCCAGCAGGACGAGTCCGCCTTCAGCAAGGCCTTCGCCAAGCCCACCTCCTGA
- a CDS encoding sensor histidine kinase, with translation MRWALVKVSLAVTVMVVLAFAVPLGLVVKELARDRAFTDAERQAAQIRPALAITTDRAQLERAVASSQAGEVGRLAVHVPPTGDAPAPGGANAEAHEAYDVGRSRADPRHVETARRGRSVITAVPGGYALLQPTALNAGEFAVVEVYVPHDAVDNGVTTSWLVLAGVGLALVAGSVATADRLGLRLVRPAERLARAAVQLGEGRLDVRVREDGPAELRAAAVAFNSMADDIVQLLTSERELAADLSHRLRTPLTVLRLNAASLGDGPVAEQTRTAVAQLENEVDQLIRAAREDRRQKPQPTLGCDACEVIRDRMGFWSALAEDEGRTVRLAGVDATARVPVARGELAAALDAMLGNVFRHTPEGTAFAVDVHHSKDAVIVLVSDAGPGIADPGAALRRGHGAGGAGSTGLGLDIVRRVAESTGGDVRIGRSVLGGAEVRVWLSAEGTGPRRRTGRRRVRRGRTRQ, from the coding sequence ATGAGATGGGCCCTGGTCAAGGTCTCGCTCGCGGTCACCGTGATGGTCGTGCTGGCCTTCGCCGTCCCGCTGGGACTGGTCGTCAAGGAACTCGCCCGCGACCGCGCGTTCACCGACGCCGAGCGGCAGGCCGCCCAGATCCGGCCGGCGCTCGCCATCACCACCGACCGCGCCCAGCTGGAACGGGCGGTCGCCAGCTCGCAGGCCGGCGAAGTCGGCCGGCTCGCCGTCCACGTGCCGCCCACCGGCGACGCCCCGGCGCCCGGCGGCGCGAACGCCGAGGCACACGAGGCCTACGACGTCGGCCGGTCCCGCGCCGACCCGCGCCACGTGGAGACCGCCCGCCGCGGCCGCTCCGTCATCACCGCCGTGCCCGGCGGCTACGCCCTCCTCCAGCCGACCGCCCTCAACGCCGGCGAGTTCGCGGTCGTCGAGGTCTACGTGCCCCACGACGCCGTCGACAACGGCGTCACCACCTCCTGGCTGGTCCTCGCCGGAGTGGGACTGGCCCTCGTCGCCGGCTCCGTCGCCACCGCGGACCGGCTCGGCCTGCGCCTGGTGCGCCCGGCCGAACGGCTCGCCCGGGCCGCCGTCCAGCTGGGCGAGGGCCGGCTCGACGTACGGGTGCGCGAGGACGGACCCGCCGAACTCCGCGCCGCGGCCGTCGCCTTCAACTCGATGGCGGACGACATCGTGCAGCTGCTGACCAGCGAACGGGAGCTCGCCGCCGACCTCTCGCACCGGCTGCGCACCCCGCTCACCGTCCTGCGCCTCAACGCGGCCTCGCTCGGTGACGGCCCGGTCGCCGAACAGACGCGCACCGCCGTGGCCCAGCTGGAGAACGAGGTCGACCAGCTGATCCGCGCGGCACGGGAGGACCGCCGGCAGAAGCCGCAGCCCACGCTCGGCTGTGACGCCTGCGAGGTCATCCGCGACCGCATGGGCTTCTGGTCCGCGCTCGCCGAGGACGAGGGCCGTACCGTGCGGCTGGCAGGCGTCGACGCGACGGCACGCGTCCCGGTCGCCCGCGGCGAACTCGCCGCCGCGCTGGACGCGATGCTCGGCAACGTCTTCCGGCACACCCCCGAGGGCACCGCCTTCGCGGTGGACGTGCACCACAGCAAGGACGCCGTGATCGTGCTCGTCTCCGACGCGGGCCCGGGCATCGCGGACCCCGGCGCGGCGCTGCGCCGCGGCCACGGCGCGGGCGGCGCCGGCTCCACCGGCCTCGGCCTGGACATCGTGCGCCGCGTCGCCGAGTCGACGGGCGGCGACGTGCGCATCGGGCGGTCGGTGCTCGGCGGCGCGGAGGTGCGGGTATGGCTCTCGGCGGAGGGGACCGGCCCGAGACGCCGCACGGGCCGCCGACGAGTGCGCCGCGGCCGCACGCGCCAGTGA
- a CDS encoding NAD-dependent epimerase/dehydratase family protein, translated as MSLHVVIGFGPAGAATARLLAGRGHAVRVVTTSGRPPEPGIEHIALDATDGKRLAEAARGATAIFSCAAPPYHRWPGQWPPLASSLCAAAEATGAVLVMLGNLYGYGPVDGPLTEDLPLAATGPKGRVRAAVWERARALHDQGRIRAVEVRASDFFGPGVTDGGHLAARVVPRLLRGKPVSTLGDPDAPHSWSYLPDVAGALVEVAGEERAWGRPWHVPTEPPRSVREMTGLLAAQAGTGPVAVRGTPPAVLGVASLFSPLIRELKEIRYQFDRPFILDASAYASAFTLRATPVDQQVKATVDWWRERLAAGGDS; from the coding sequence ATGAGTCTTCACGTCGTCATAGGATTCGGGCCCGCCGGGGCGGCCACCGCCCGGTTGCTGGCCGGACGGGGTCACGCGGTACGCGTGGTCACCACGTCAGGCCGCCCCCCGGAGCCCGGCATCGAGCACATCGCGTTGGACGCGACGGACGGCAAACGCCTGGCCGAGGCGGCGCGGGGCGCGACCGCGATCTTCAGCTGCGCCGCACCGCCCTACCACCGCTGGCCCGGGCAATGGCCGCCGCTGGCCTCGTCGCTCTGCGCGGCCGCCGAGGCGACCGGGGCCGTCCTGGTCATGCTGGGCAACCTCTACGGCTACGGGCCGGTGGACGGTCCCCTGACCGAGGACCTGCCGCTCGCGGCGACCGGCCCCAAGGGGCGGGTGCGCGCCGCCGTCTGGGAGCGGGCGCGGGCCCTGCACGACCAGGGGCGCATCAGGGCGGTCGAGGTGCGGGCCTCGGACTTCTTCGGGCCCGGCGTGACCGACGGCGGGCACCTGGCCGCGCGGGTCGTGCCGCGCCTGCTGCGCGGCAAGCCGGTCTCCACGCTCGGGGACCCGGACGCCCCGCACAGCTGGAGCTACCTCCCCGACGTGGCCGGGGCCCTCGTCGAGGTCGCCGGTGAGGAACGGGCCTGGGGGCGGCCCTGGCACGTCCCCACCGAACCCCCGCGGTCCGTCCGGGAGATGACCGGCCTCCTCGCCGCCCAGGCGGGTACGGGCCCGGTCGCGGTGCGCGGGACGCCGCCTGCCGTGCTGGGCGTGGCGTCGCTCTTCTCCCCGCTGATCCGCGAACTCAAGGAGATCCGCTACCAGTTCGACCGTCCGTTCATCCTTGACGCGAGCGCCTACGCATCGGCGTTCACCCTGCGCGCCACCCCCGTCGACCAGCAGGTCAAGGCGACGGTGGACTGGTGGCGGGAACGCCTGGCCGCCGGCGGCGACAGCTGA
- a CDS encoding TfoX/Sxy family protein — protein MAYDEVLAERVRELLEETDAVVAKKMFGGLVFTVRGNTAVGVVGDDLLVRVTPDDTPQSLAQPGARPYKFRGRISKGWVLVAGEVLDDDVLDDWLHLGRKAAAALPPK, from the coding sequence ATGGCGTACGACGAGGTACTGGCGGAACGGGTCCGGGAGCTGCTGGAGGAGACCGACGCGGTCGTCGCGAAGAAGATGTTCGGCGGGCTCGTCTTCACGGTACGGGGCAACACGGCGGTCGGTGTGGTCGGCGACGACCTGCTGGTGCGAGTCACCCCTGACGACACCCCACAGTCCCTCGCCCAGCCCGGCGCACGGCCGTACAAGTTCCGCGGCCGCATCTCGAAGGGGTGGGTTCTGGTGGCAGGGGAGGTCCTCGACGACGACGTCCTGGACGACTGGCTGCACCTGGGCCGGAAAGCCGCTGCCGCGCTTCCGCCGAAGTGA
- a CDS encoding ester cyclase produces the protein MNSDTFVHAWANAYNDQDFHRFGELYTDDTTYECGPFGLAFTGRDPFVRHLREYAGAVPDRKFTIERVIADGDAIAVEFGFGGTSAGVHPGLPPAGEPVTARFCSVLQLREGRIASQTDYLGGQ, from the coding sequence ATGAACAGCGACACGTTCGTCCACGCGTGGGCGAACGCCTACAACGACCAGGACTTCCACCGGTTCGGCGAGCTGTACACCGACGACACCACCTACGAGTGCGGGCCCTTCGGGCTCGCCTTCACCGGCCGGGACCCCTTCGTGCGCCACCTGCGCGAGTACGCCGGTGCCGTTCCCGACCGGAAGTTCACCATCGAGCGCGTCATCGCCGACGGGGACGCCATCGCCGTCGAATTCGGCTTCGGGGGAACCAGCGCCGGGGTACACCCCGGCCTGCCCCCGGCTGGAGAGCCGGTCACCGCCCGCTTCTGCTCCGTCCTTCAGCTGCGCGAGGGCCGCATCGCCTCGCAGACCGACTACCTCGGCGGGCAGTGA
- a CDS encoding helix-turn-helix transcriptional regulator gives MTLEDLVRLRRARDVMDRDYARPLDVPALADVALMSPGHFSRSFRAAFGETPYGYLMTRRVERAKALLRRGDLSVTEVCFEVGCTSLGSFSSRFTELVGESPSAYRARRHETGAAIPACVAKILTRPRRNGAPVGAGRSVRIGEAGSAVAS, from the coding sequence GTGACGCTTGAGGACCTGGTGAGGCTGCGCCGCGCGCGCGACGTGATGGATCGCGACTACGCGCGGCCGCTGGACGTGCCGGCGCTGGCCGACGTCGCCCTCATGTCGCCCGGGCACTTCTCCCGCAGCTTCCGCGCCGCCTTCGGCGAGACGCCCTACGGCTACCTGATGACGCGCCGTGTCGAGCGGGCCAAGGCGCTGTTGCGGCGGGGCGACCTGAGCGTCACGGAGGTCTGCTTCGAGGTCGGATGCACGTCGCTGGGGTCGTTCAGCTCGCGCTTCACCGAGCTGGTCGGTGAGAGCCCGAGCGCGTACCGGGCCCGCCGCCATGAGACGGGCGCCGCGATCCCCGCGTGCGTGGCCAAGATCCTCACGCGACCGCGCAGGAACGGCGCACCGGTCGGGGCCGGCCGATCGGTCAGGATCGGAGAAGCGGGATCGGCCGTCGCCTCGTAG
- a CDS encoding ATP-binding cassette domain-containing protein — MPKRTDTHPPAPHAADSHDLIRVHGARENNLKDVSIEIPKRRLTVFTGVSGSGKSSLVFDTIAAESQRLINETYSAFVQGFMPTLARPEADVLDGLTTVIAVDQQRMGADPRSTVGTVTDANAMLRILFSRLGKPHIGPPGAYAFNVPSVHAAGAITVERGAKKAEKVTFKRTGGMCPRCEGRGAVSDIDLSQLYDDSKSINEGAFTIPGYTGGGWNSRLYAESGFFDPDKPIRRFTKKELHDLLHREPTRMKIAGINMTYEGLIPRVQKSMLAKDKEAMQPHVRAFVERAVTFTTCPECGGTRLAEGARSSKIKRKSIADVCAMEIRDLAEWVRGLKEPSVAPLLTALQQTLDSFVEIGLGYLALDRPAGTLSGGEAQRVKMIRHLGSSLTDVTYVFDEPTSGLHPHDVQRMNNLLLRLRDKGNTVLVVEHKPEVIAIADHVVDLGPGAGTAGGSVCFEGTVEGLRASGTVTGRHLDDRAAVKDTVREPAGALGIRGATANNLRGVDVDIPLGVLTVVTGVAGSGKSSLLHGSVSADAGVVSVDQSPIRGSRRSNPATYTGLLDPVRKAFAKANGVKPALFSANSEGACPTCNGAGVVYTDLAMMAGVATPCEECEGKRFQASVLDHHLGGRDISEVLAMSVTEAEEFFGAGEARTPAAHRILGRLADVGLGYLTLGQPLTTLSGGERQRLKLATHMADKGGVYILDEPTTGLHLADVQQLLGLLDRLVDSGKSVIVIEHHQAVMAHADWIIDLGPGAGHDGGRIVFEGTPAELVAARSTLTGEHLADYVGA; from the coding sequence ATGCCCAAGAGGACGGATACGCACCCGCCCGCCCCGCACGCCGCCGACAGCCACGATCTGATCCGCGTGCACGGGGCACGCGAGAACAACCTCAAGGACGTCAGCATCGAGATCCCGAAGCGCCGGCTGACGGTGTTCACCGGGGTCTCCGGCTCGGGCAAGAGCTCGCTGGTGTTCGACACCATCGCCGCCGAGTCGCAGCGGCTGATCAACGAAACCTACAGCGCCTTCGTGCAGGGCTTCATGCCGACGCTGGCACGGCCCGAGGCCGACGTCCTCGACGGGCTGACCACCGTGATCGCCGTCGACCAGCAGCGGATGGGCGCCGACCCGCGCTCCACGGTCGGCACCGTCACCGACGCCAACGCGATGCTGCGCATCCTCTTCAGCCGGCTCGGCAAGCCCCACATCGGCCCGCCCGGCGCGTACGCCTTCAACGTCCCCTCGGTGCACGCGGCCGGCGCGATCACCGTCGAGCGCGGCGCCAAGAAGGCCGAGAAGGTGACCTTCAAGCGCACCGGCGGCATGTGCCCGCGCTGCGAGGGCCGGGGCGCGGTCTCCGACATCGACCTGTCCCAGCTGTACGACGACAGCAAGTCGATCAACGAGGGCGCGTTCACGATCCCCGGCTACACCGGGGGCGGCTGGAACTCCCGGCTCTACGCCGAGTCGGGCTTCTTCGACCCGGACAAGCCGATCCGTCGGTTCACCAAGAAGGAGCTGCACGACCTCCTGCACCGCGAGCCGACCAGGATGAAGATCGCGGGCATCAACATGACCTACGAGGGGCTGATCCCGCGGGTCCAGAAGTCGATGCTCGCCAAGGACAAGGAGGCGATGCAGCCGCACGTCCGGGCGTTCGTGGAGCGGGCGGTCACGTTCACCACCTGCCCCGAGTGCGGCGGCACCCGGCTCGCCGAGGGAGCCCGCTCGTCGAAGATCAAGCGGAAGAGCATCGCCGACGTCTGCGCGATGGAGATCAGGGACCTGGCCGAATGGGTCCGCGGCCTCAAGGAGCCGTCGGTCGCGCCGCTGCTCACCGCGCTGCAGCAGACCCTCGACTCGTTCGTGGAGATCGGCCTCGGCTATCTCGCGCTCGACCGCCCCGCGGGCACGCTGTCCGGCGGCGAGGCGCAGCGCGTCAAGATGATCCGCCACCTCGGCTCCTCGCTCACCGACGTCACCTACGTCTTCGACGAGCCCACCTCGGGCCTGCACCCCCATGACGTCCAGCGGATGAACAACCTGCTGCTGCGGCTGCGGGACAAGGGCAACACGGTGCTCGTCGTGGAGCACAAGCCGGAGGTGATCGCGATCGCCGACCACGTCGTCGACCTCGGCCCCGGCGCCGGCACGGCGGGCGGTTCCGTCTGCTTCGAGGGCACCGTCGAGGGGCTGCGGGCCAGCGGCACCGTCACCGGCCGTCATCTCGACGACCGGGCCGCGGTCAAGGACACGGTGCGCGAACCCGCCGGCGCCCTGGGGATCCGCGGCGCGACCGCGAACAACCTGCGTGGCGTCGACGTGGACATCCCGCTCGGGGTGCTCACGGTGGTCACGGGCGTCGCCGGCTCCGGCAAGAGTTCGCTCCTCCACGGCTCGGTCTCCGCCGACGCGGGCGTGGTGTCGGTCGACCAGAGCCCCATCCGCGGGTCGCGGCGGAGCAACCCGGCGACGTACACCGGACTGCTCGACCCGGTCCGCAAGGCGTTCGCCAAGGCCAACGGCGTGAAGCCGGCGCTGTTCAGCGCCAACTCCGAAGGCGCCTGCCCCACGTGCAACGGCGCGGGCGTCGTCTACACCGACCTGGCGATGATGGCCGGCGTCGCCACCCCCTGCGAGGAGTGCGAGGGGAAGCGCTTCCAGGCGTCGGTGCTGGACCACCACCTCGGCGGCCGGGACATCAGTGAGGTGCTGGCGATGTCGGTGACCGAGGCCGAGGAGTTCTTCGGCGCCGGCGAGGCGCGCACGCCGGCCGCGCACCGGATCCTGGGCCGGCTCGCCGACGTCGGGCTCGGCTACCTCACCCTCGGCCAGCCGCTCACCACACTGTCCGGCGGTGAGCGGCAGCGGCTCAAGCTGGCCACCCACATGGCCGACAAGGGCGGCGTCTACATCCTCGACGAGCCGACCACCGGTCTCCACCTCGCCGACGTCCAGCAGCTGCTCGGCCTGCTCGACCGGCTCGTCGACTCCGGCAAGTCGGTCATCGTCATCGAACACCACCAGGCGGTCATGGCGCACGCCGACTGGATCATCGACCTCGGCCCCGGCGCCGGTCACGACGGCGGCCGGATCGTCTTCGAGGGCACCCCCGCCGAGCTCGTCGCCGCCCGCTCCACCCTGACCGGCGAGCACCTCGCGGACTACGTCGGCGCCTGA
- a CDS encoding VOC family protein produces MGDTHADNSALTGKVLSHAIWAEDGRRLAEFYAAALGAQVSEPYRDEDGNPAAFPVWVGDMMYVFWSATSFKAPTWPQDELPFHMDIRFDDIEAAEKRLLELGATKPAHQPGGGHWTVLLDPSGQPFCISSTR; encoded by the coding sequence ATGGGCGACACACATGCCGACAACAGCGCCCTGACCGGCAAGGTCCTGTCGCACGCGATCTGGGCCGAGGACGGACGCCGGCTCGCGGAGTTCTACGCCGCCGCCCTCGGCGCGCAGGTCTCCGAGCCGTACCGGGACGAGGACGGCAACCCGGCCGCCTTCCCCGTGTGGGTCGGCGACATGATGTACGTCTTCTGGTCCGCCACGTCGTTCAAGGCCCCCACCTGGCCCCAGGACGAACTCCCCTTCCATATGGACATCAGGTTCGACGACATCGAGGCGGCGGAGAAGCGACTCCTGGAACTGGGTGCCACCAAGCCCGCCCACCAGCCGGGCGGGGGCCACTGGACCGTGCTGCTCGACCCCTCGGGCCAGCCCTTCTGCATCAGCAGCACCCGCTGA
- a CDS encoding VOC family protein encodes MNIKLSQCFIAVDDHDKALAFYRDVLGLEVRNDVGFEGMRWVTVGSPAQPDVEIVLEPPAANPNASPADKQAMAELLAKGMLRGVIFSTEDCDATFERIRAAGGEVLQEPIDQPYGVRDCAFRDPAGNMLRFTQPRTG; translated from the coding sequence ATGAACATCAAGCTCTCGCAGTGCTTCATCGCCGTCGACGACCACGACAAGGCCCTCGCCTTCTACCGCGACGTCCTCGGCTTGGAGGTGCGCAACGACGTGGGGTTCGAGGGGATGCGCTGGGTGACCGTCGGGTCGCCCGCGCAGCCGGACGTGGAGATCGTCCTCGAACCGCCGGCCGCCAACCCGAACGCCTCGCCGGCCGACAAGCAGGCGATGGCGGAACTCCTAGCCAAGGGCATGCTGCGCGGCGTGATCTTCTCCACCGAAGACTGCGACGCCACCTTCGAACGGATCCGGGCCGCTGGCGGCGAGGTCCTCCAGGAGCCGATCGACCAGCCCTACGGCGTCCGCGACTGCGCCTTCCGCGACCCGGCCGGCAACATGCTCCGCTTCACCCAGCCCCGTACCGGCTGA